The region ATTGAACTTAATGAAATCTTTTTTGCTTTAATTAACAATGATGAATTACCCTCTTTCAGTAAATTATCAAATTCAAGTAATTTAATTTCTAAAAATAATTTAAAAGAGTTAAATGATAATATTAGATTAGAAGGCCCTAGAGTTCATAGCTAGTTTACCCAATTCAAAGCGGATGAAACTATTGGATATTCCTGTGAAAAAATATTTTTACATTCTTGTGCAATCTCCATATGCTCTTTTTGAGTCCCATGACCAGTTCTTAGATTTATGTAATGAATCCACGAACGACATGATCCTGTCATATAAATTCTGGTTGGGGTAGCAAGTGGAAGTACAAATCTTGCACATTCTTTGGCGATTCCAGCTTCTAACATCTCTTCATAAAGTTTTTTATTTTGATCGAATTGATGTTTAATTTTTTTCTTGAATGTATTAATAATTTCTTTTGGCAAGTCTGAGATAGAATTTTGTCTATTTTTATTATCTTGTCTTCTTAATTCTGGGATGGTAATTTCTCCTAATTGCATGCTATCTGCATAGCGTTGTGAGAACTCTTGAAAGGTAAATGATCGATGTCTTAAAATTTGTGCAGCAATTCCTCGAGTGGTTTCTATTTGCAAAGTCATATAGGCTTGTTCAAATACGCTCCAATGTTCATTTTTAATGCAATACCCAATTAATTTAGTAAAGTTATCATTGTCTTGATTTTTTGGATTACTCACCCTCGCAATATATGCCATGCTTTTTTCAGCATCCGGAGTAGAAGTTATTAATTGAACACAACTCATATTTAAACCTTTGCTAGAGTTACTTTCTCTTGTTGATATTGATATTTACCTTTCCTATCACTGTAAGTGGTTTCACAAGGATCTCCTTCAAAGAAAAGTAATTGACAAATTCCTTCATCCGCATAAATCCTGCAATCTGCTCCAGAGCTATTACTGAATTCCAGGGTTAGATGACCTTCCCAGCTTGCTTCAGCAGGAGTTGTATTTACGATTATTCCTAATCGGGCATAAGTACTTTTACCAAGGCAAATAACAGTAATGTTTGGTGGTACTTTCATTTTTTCTAATGCAACACCAAGGCCATAAGAATGTGCAGGCAAAATAAAATATTTACCATCTTCGTCTTCTTCTAAATCTGTAGGTTCTAAATTGGCAGGATTAAATTTTTTCGGATTCATTACTGTTCCTGGGACATGCCTAAAAATCAAAAACTCTTTAGAAGAGAGACGCAAATCATATCCATACGATGAGCAACCAAAGCTTAAAACCGGAGACTTTTCTGATTCAGGCTCAAGATGTCTTATTAGCTTTTCTTGAAAAGGTTCAAGCATTCCAAGTGAAGCCTGTTCAGAAATCCAACGATCGTTTTTTAACATTTAATTGCAGCGTAATTCAGTGATTTGATCAGCCATTTCAATTACTTTAGGAGGGATTGATGGTCCTGTAAGAATAATATCTGTGGATGATGGTCGATTATTTATCATTAAAATTAAATCATTTTCTTCGATGAAACCAAGGCTAATAGCCATTCCTATTTCATCAAGAACGATTTTATCTATTTTTTTTTCTATTAAACGTGCTTTACAAAATTCCCAAAGTTCTTTGATCGCTTTTTCTTCATATTTTCTTTTTAAAGATAAATGTTCTTCCGATATTTGTTCTGGTAAGCACGTTTCAATGGCTGGTCTTAGCCATTCAAGTCGTCCGCAAAGATTGATAGCTCCATTTGGTCCTTGATTGACTCCACCTCTCAAAAATTGAGCTATTAAAACTTGGCTTCCCAATCCTGCAGATCTAATTGCCTCACTAAGAACAACAGAAAAACTACCTCGAATGGTAGCAGTATGGATTTGAACTTGACCTTGTGTCGCGACTAGTTGTAAAGGCTTTCTAATGGGGTTCGGCCTTAGGGAAGTCTCTGTTGATGGCGATGAACCCCTCTGTTGAGCGTTAATGCTCACTTGTGCATTCATCTTGACTTTTATCAGAATGTCTTGAAACTAATCTAGCGGCATAAAATTTCTAAACAACCAATTCAACACTATCTGTGGTGTAATGGAATAAAAATACTTTGTTTTGAAAAATATTTAAGGTCCAGAAATTGATTCAAGAAACCCATAGAAATGTAGTTAGTAATACTTTTTGAAATAGCATCGTAATTTTGTGAACGGAAAAAGATAGAATTTTCTAGAAAGAACAGGCTTGGATTAGAGACTTAGCTTCAAAAAAGTCGCCATGGCTACATATCGTTTTTTCTCGACTTATTAATGTTCTTTGAACAATTAATTAAATATGGTCACTTCTTATCGTGGCTTTACTCGTTTCAACCAATCAAAAAATAGTCAGATGGTTGGTAATTCGTCATCTCCATTGCCGCCAAACACAACTCTTTTGGATGTACTTAAATCTTTAGAGGGAGTGTCTACTGAAACTGTAGATAGGTCAAAAACTATTTTTTTCCCTGGTGATCCTGCTGAAAGGGTTTATTTAATAAGACGTGGTGCAGTTCGACTGAGCAGAGTCTATGAAACGGGTGAAGAAATTACTGTTGCTTTATTGAGAGAAAATAGTCTTTTTGGAGTTTTATCTTTATTGACAGGCCATAGATCAGATCGTTTTTATCATGCTGTTGCTTTTACTCGTGTGGAACTCGTTTCTGCTCCAGCCACATCAGTAAGGAATGCAATTGAGCAAGATGCCTCTGTTGGTTTGCTGCTTTTACAAGGTTTATCAAGTCGAGTGCTTCAAACTGAAACAATGATTGAAACATTAACTCATAGAGATATGTCTTCTCGTCTTGCAAGCTTTTTGCTTGTATTGTGTAGAGATTTTGGCGTGCCTGGGGAAAAAGGAGTCACAATTGACTTAAGACTCTCTCATCAAGCCATTGCTGAAGCAATAGGTTCAACCAGAGTTACTATTACACGACTACTAGGTGAGTTGAAAAGTTCCTCATTATTGGCAATAGATAGGAAAAAAATAACCATCTTCGATCCAATAGCTTTAGCAAAAAGATTTAATTGAAGGCCATTACATACTAAGGTTTAAGAGGTTTGATTAATTCTTCTTCTTTCTCTCTGTGGCTGCCTGGCTGAAAATTCTTTTATTATTAATCCTTGGTGGAATACTTTCTACTCTAGGAGATCGCTTAGGTACTAGAGTTGGAAAAGCGCGTTTAAGTATTTTTAAATTAAGACCAAAAAGTACAGCTGTATTAATAACTGTTTTTACTGGAAGTATTATTAGTGCTATTTCATTTGCAACTATGGTTGTATTTGATAGAGATTTAAGGGTTGGATTATTTCAGTTAGAGGATATTCGAGAAAAGATCACCGCTAGTGAAAAAGAATTAAAAAAATTAGAAAAAAATTTGTATGCTTTTAGGAGTGGAAATGTAGTAATAAGTAGTGGGCAAACCTTAGTAACTAAGACTATTAAATTAAATAAAACTAATGATATTAAAAAAAATATAGAAAGCATATTACAGCAAGCAAATTTTTATGCTTTTAATTTAGTAAAAACAAATCAATCTGAATATAGAAGAATATTGTTAGTTCGTAAAGATGATATTGAGAAGCTTGAAAAGAAAATAGCTGATAATAGAAGTTGGGTAGTTAGGATTAAATCAGCAGGAAATATACTGAGAGGTGAAAATTATGTTTATGCATTTCCTGAGGTCACATTAAATAAAATGATTACAAAGAAAGGTGAAGTTATTGCAATAGAGAATATATCTTTATTACAGTCTGATTCTGAATCCATTATTAGAAAGATTAATCTTTTAATGGCTTCAACTTTGGCTGAGGTTAGGAGAAGAGGATCATTAAGTTCTGAGTTGAAAATTAATGCTAATCAAGTGAATAATTTAGGAAAATATCTAGTTAGTAAAAAAAAGGGAGATTTCCAAATTATTGCAAGAGCTCTTGATGATAGTCAAAGTGCAGATAAAGTCTCAGTAACATTGGAATTGAAATCTCTAGAAAAATCTATACCAAACAGTAATTAAATGAGTTTTTATATATCGATAGATCCTGGAATAAAAAAATGTGGCTTATTATTGGCTGATATGAAATCTGGAAAAGTTATTGAGGCAGGTGTAGCTTCATTAAATAAATTTTCTGATTTAGTTTCTCTATGGAATCAAGATTATGAGATTATTAATATAATAATTGGTGATGGGACTAATTCTAAGTATATAGAGAATAAATTAAAGCGAAAAAATTTTTTAAATATAAATTATGTGAATGAAAGAGGATCAACATTAAGAGCAAGATTTAGATATTGGGAAATTTGGCCTCCAAATTATTTTATTCGTTGGCTTCCAAAAGAAATTCTTTTCCCTCCTGCAAATCTTGATGCAATTGTCGCATTGATTTTATTGGAAGATTTTTTAAACTATAGATTCATTTGGTCAGATAAAGTAAGTATTAAAATTTGGCTCTAACTGTAAAAATGTAATCTCCTCCAGACTCAAGTTTATAATCAGCTTTAACTAAATAGCGCTCTAATGCATCTTTTATAAGAGCTCTACCTAGGGGTGGTTCGACAAAAAGTTGTCCCTGGTTAAAAGCCCAAATAAAACTCCATTCAAAATTTCCTGCACGGACAATACCCTCAACTTTTTTTTGATTAAAGCATTGCTTATGAATCTGAAGATATGCAGTAGTTGATGGCTTGTTGTACATGATTCTAAAGTTATTAATTTTTGGGTTTGTAAGAATTTAGTCGAGTAGTTATCTTTTCCCAATTATTAGATGTGATTGATTCAATAGAACTAATTATTTCCTGAATGATGAAATTTAATATTATGAATTCTTCTTTTGAAAATCTTCCTAAAACGTGAGAAACAGTTTTAGATTTTCTCTCTTGTTGGTCTTTACTTGGCGCTCCTATTCCAATCTTTAATCGCTTAAACTCAGCAGTACCAAGATGGTTGATAATGCTTTTTAATCCATTATGACCTCCTGAACTCCCTTTAGATCGGACTCTTATTTTTCCCAGGGGTAGATCCATGTCATCTACTAGGACTATTAATTGATTATTTTGAAAATTAAACCAATCCTTTGCTGATCTTACTGATTTTCCACTTTCATTCATATATGTGTTGGGCATTAAAAGTCTTGTTTTCTCTATACCTGTGCCGTATTCACAAGTTCTACCAAAAAGTTTTTTGCTTTCACGAAAGCTACAATTATTTTTTCTTGCGATTTCTTCTAACACCATAAATCCAACATTATGACGAGTTTTTTTATACTCAGTCCCAGGATTTCCTAATCCGACTAATAATCTCAAGTTATCTGACAACATACCAATCAAACTTAATCGTTGTTGTTTTTAATAGTTAGATATTTATTTAGTTTTGGGCAAATTAATTTTCTTTGTCCACAATGTTTTCATTTGCAGACTCTTCTTCAG is a window of Prochlorococcus marinus str. MIT 0917 DNA encoding:
- the ntcA gene encoding global nitrogen regulator NtcA → MVTSYRGFTRFNQSKNSQMVGNSSSPLPPNTTLLDVLKSLEGVSTETVDRSKTIFFPGDPAERVYLIRRGAVRLSRVYETGEEITVALLRENSLFGVLSLLTGHRSDRFYHAVAFTRVELVSAPATSVRNAIEQDASVGLLLLQGLSSRVLQTETMIETLTHRDMSSRLASFLLVLCRDFGVPGEKGVTIDLRLSHQAIAEAIGSTRVTITRLLGELKSSSLLAIDRKKITIFDPIALAKRFN
- the thyX gene encoding FAD-dependent thymidylate synthase, with the protein product MSCVQLITSTPDAEKSMAYIARVSNPKNQDNDNFTKLIGYCIKNEHWSVFEQAYMTLQIETTRGIAAQILRHRSFTFQEFSQRYADSMQLGEITIPELRRQDNKNRQNSISDLPKEIINTFKKKIKHQFDQNKKLYEEMLEAGIAKECARFVLPLATPTRIYMTGSCRSWIHYINLRTGHGTQKEHMEIAQECKNIFSQEYPIVSSALNWVN
- the pth gene encoding aminoacyl-tRNA hydrolase; the protein is MLSDNLRLLVGLGNPGTEYKKTRHNVGFMVLEEIARKNNCSFRESKKLFGRTCEYGTGIEKTRLLMPNTYMNESGKSVRSAKDWFNFQNNQLIVLVDDMDLPLGKIRVRSKGSSGGHNGLKSIINHLGTAEFKRLKIGIGAPSKDQQERKSKTVSHVLGRFSKEEFIILNFIIQEIISSIESITSNNWEKITTRLNSYKPKN
- a CDS encoding DUF3084 domain-containing protein, whose protein sequence is MAAWLKILLLLILGGILSTLGDRLGTRVGKARLSIFKLRPKSTAVLITVFTGSIISAISFATMVVFDRDLRVGLFQLEDIREKITASEKELKKLEKNLYAFRSGNVVISSGQTLVTKTIKLNKTNDIKKNIESILQQANFYAFNLVKTNQSEYRRILLVRKDDIEKLEKKIADNRSWVVRIKSAGNILRGENYVYAFPEVTLNKMITKKGEVIAIENISLLQSDSESIIRKINLLMASTLAEVRRRGSLSSELKINANQVNNLGKYLVSKKKGDFQIIARALDDSQSADKVSVTLELKSLEKSIPNSN
- the dcd gene encoding dCTP deaminase translates to MLKNDRWISEQASLGMLEPFQEKLIRHLEPESEKSPVLSFGCSSYGYDLRLSSKEFLIFRHVPGTVMNPKKFNPANLEPTDLEEDEDGKYFILPAHSYGLGVALEKMKVPPNITVICLGKSTYARLGIIVNTTPAEASWEGHLTLEFSNSSGADCRIYADEGICQLLFFEGDPCETTYSDRKGKYQYQQEKVTLAKV
- a CDS encoding DUF3146 family protein, translating into MYNKPSTTAYLQIHKQCFNQKKVEGIVRAGNFEWSFIWAFNQGQLFVEPPLGRALIKDALERYLVKADYKLESGGDYIFTVRAKF
- a CDS encoding cob(I)yrinic acid a,c-diamide adenosyltransferase, which codes for MNAQVSINAQQRGSSPSTETSLRPNPIRKPLQLVATQGQVQIHTATIRGSFSVVLSEAIRSAGLGSQVLIAQFLRGGVNQGPNGAINLCGRLEWLRPAIETCLPEQISEEHLSLKRKYEEKAIKELWEFCKARLIEKKIDKIVLDEIGMAISLGFIEENDLILMINNRPSSTDIILTGPSIPPKVIEMADQITELRCN